In Candidatus Reconcilbacillus cellulovorans, one DNA window encodes the following:
- a CDS encoding stage V sporulation protein AC translates to MTGKPNKKKLTKVQQEYVELAKRHEPKRPVWRNCVRAFLSGGLICLIGQAVQTAFVAWGHMDKIKAGNPTVAVMILLSVALTCLGVYDKIAQWAGAGSAVPVTGFANSMASAALEHKSEGYVLGVGGNMFKLAGPVIVFGTVAAFFVAIAYGLFNPDAVGKGGG, encoded by the coding sequence ATGACCGGAAAACCGAACAAAAAAAAGCTGACAAAAGTTCAGCAGGAATACGTTGAACTGGCCAAGCGCCACGAGCCGAAACGTCCGGTCTGGAGGAACTGCGTCCGTGCGTTTTTGTCGGGCGGTCTCATCTGCCTGATCGGCCAGGCTGTCCAGACGGCGTTCGTCGCGTGGGGACACATGGACAAAATCAAAGCCGGCAATCCGACGGTCGCTGTGATGATTTTGCTATCCGTCGCGCTGACCTGTCTCGGCGTCTACGACAAAATCGCGCAGTGGGCGGGCGCCGGCTCGGCCGTGCCGGTGACAGGTTTCGCCAATTCGATGGCCAGCGCGGCGCTTGAGCACAAAAGCGAAGGATACGTGCTCGGCGTCGGCGGCAACATGTTCAAGCTGGCCGGCCCGGTCATCGTGTTCGGCACCGTCGCGGCGTTTTTCGTCGCCATCGCGTACGGCCTGTTCAATCCCGACGCAGTAGGGAAAGGGGGCGGTTGA
- a CDS encoding alpha-N-arabinofuranosidase, whose protein sequence is MASAKLRVDRAYTIGDTDPRLFGAFVEHLGRAVYGGIYEPGHPEADEQGFRRDVLELVRELGVPIVRYPGGNFVSGYNWEDGVGPKSERKRRLELAWRSIETNEFGTNEFVDWCKKAGAEPMLAVNLGTRGIDEARNLVEYCNYPSGTYWSDLRVRHGYREPHRVKVWCLGNEMDGSWQIGSKTADEYGRLACETAKAMKWVDPSIELVACGSSSPSMPTFPEWERIVLEHTYDHVDYVSLHIYFGNPENDTANFLAKPLDMERFIRIVKATCDYVKAKKRSKKDLYISFDEWNVWYHSHDADKQQKPWQIAPPLLEDVYNLEDALVAGCMLITLLRHADRVKIGCLAQLVNVIAPIMTKTGGPVWRQTIFYPFLHASRYGRGTSLVTFVDGPKYDSRDYTDVPYVEAAAVYREDVGELTVFAVNRHLHEPIVLEGKLGGFEDVRVVEHLVLDHPDLKAANTVDAPHRVVPRRLSDAAAENGLLTAQLPAASWNVIRLARRPS, encoded by the coding sequence ATGGCATCGGCCAAACTTCGCGTCGATCGCGCGTATACGATCGGCGATACGGATCCGCGGTTGTTCGGGGCGTTCGTTGAACATCTCGGCCGGGCGGTGTACGGCGGGATTTACGAGCCGGGGCATCCGGAAGCTGACGAACAAGGATTCCGGCGGGACGTGCTGGAGCTCGTCCGCGAGTTGGGCGTCCCGATCGTTCGTTACCCGGGCGGAAATTTCGTGTCGGGATATAACTGGGAAGACGGCGTCGGCCCGAAGTCCGAACGCAAACGCCGTCTTGAGCTCGCCTGGCGATCGATCGAGACCAACGAATTCGGGACGAACGAATTCGTCGATTGGTGCAAAAAAGCAGGGGCCGAACCGATGCTCGCAGTCAACCTCGGCACGCGCGGCATCGACGAGGCCCGCAATCTGGTGGAATATTGCAATTACCCCTCAGGCACGTATTGGAGCGACTTGCGCGTGCGGCACGGCTACCGCGAACCGCATCGCGTCAAAGTCTGGTGTCTCGGCAATGAAATGGATGGATCCTGGCAAATCGGCAGCAAAACGGCCGACGAATACGGACGGTTGGCTTGCGAAACTGCCAAGGCGATGAAGTGGGTTGACCCGTCGATCGAACTCGTCGCCTGCGGCAGCTCGAGTCCTTCCATGCCGACGTTTCCGGAATGGGAAAGGATCGTTCTCGAACATACGTACGATCACGTCGACTACGTGTCGCTGCACATCTATTTCGGCAATCCGGAAAACGACACGGCAAACTTTCTCGCCAAGCCGCTGGACATGGAAAGGTTTATCCGGATCGTCAAAGCGACGTGCGATTACGTCAAAGCGAAGAAGCGCAGCAAAAAGGACCTTTACATTTCGTTCGACGAGTGGAACGTCTGGTATCATTCCCATGACGCGGATAAACAACAAAAGCCGTGGCAAATTGCGCCGCCGCTTCTCGAAGACGTCTACAACCTGGAAGATGCTCTTGTCGCCGGTTGCATGTTGATCACATTGCTCCGTCACGCCGACCGCGTCAAGATCGGCTGTCTTGCGCAACTCGTCAACGTGATCGCCCCGATCATGACGAAGACGGGCGGCCCGGTCTGGAGACAGACGATTTTTTATCCGTTCCTCCACGCATCCCGTTACGGACGCGGCACGTCGCTCGTCACATTCGTCGACGGGCCGAAGTACGACAGCCGCGACTACACGGACGTGCCGTATGTCGAAGCGGCGGCAGTGTACCGAGAAGACGTCGGTGAGTTGACCGTGTTCGCGGTCAACCGGCATTTGCACGAGCCGATCGTGCTGGAAGGAAAACTGGGCGGTTTTGAAGATGTTCGAGTGGTCGAGCATCTTGTGCTCGACCATCCCGATCTGAAAGCGGCCAACACCGTCGACGCCCCGCATCGCGTTGTGCCTAGGCGACTATCGGACGCCGCCGCGGAAAACGGTCTTTTGACGGCGCAGTTGCCCGCAGCGTCCTGGAACGTCATCCGCCTTGCCCGCCGACCGTCCTGA
- a CDS encoding stage V sporulation protein AD — MLHGHQSWLFENRPVILGTATVVGPFEGRGPLARDFDIVYGDSLLGQDSWEKAERKMVEEASKLAIENAGLTKEQIQFYAGGDLLNQIVSSSFAARSLGIPYIGVFGACSTSALGLSVAALMVNSGAAKFALAATCSHNSSAEKQYRYPTEYGSQKPPTAQYTVTGAAAAVVGHDGRKGPVVAAATIGRVVDMGIADPFNMGAAMAPAAVDTVIAHLRDMRREPGHYDMIVTGDLAKVGYDIARELFKKHGVPIQQTDYRDCGMMIYDYETQMVQAGGSGCACSAVVTYGHLLKKLKRGELKRILLVATGALLSPLTYQQGENIPCIAHAVAIEAPEQRA, encoded by the coding sequence ATGCTTCACGGACATCAAAGCTGGCTGTTTGAAAATCGCCCGGTCATCCTAGGGACGGCGACGGTCGTCGGGCCGTTCGAAGGACGCGGGCCGCTTGCGCGCGATTTCGACATCGTCTACGGCGATTCGCTGCTCGGCCAGGACAGCTGGGAAAAGGCCGAGAGGAAAATGGTTGAGGAGGCGTCCAAGCTCGCCATCGAAAACGCCGGACTGACCAAGGAGCAAATTCAGTTTTACGCCGGCGGCGACCTGCTCAATCAGATCGTCAGCAGCAGTTTCGCAGCGCGCAGTCTCGGCATTCCGTACATCGGCGTATTCGGCGCCTGCTCGACGTCGGCGCTCGGTCTGTCCGTCGCCGCGCTGATGGTCAATTCCGGCGCCGCCAAATTCGCGCTGGCGGCAACGTGCAGCCATAATTCGTCCGCCGAAAAACAATACCGCTATCCGACCGAGTACGGTTCGCAAAAACCGCCGACGGCCCAATATACCGTCACCGGCGCCGCCGCCGCCGTCGTCGGCCACGACGGGCGAAAAGGCCCCGTCGTCGCCGCCGCGACGATCGGCCGCGTCGTCGACATGGGCATCGCCGATCCGTTCAACATGGGCGCGGCCATGGCGCCGGCGGCCGTCGACACGGTCATCGCCCATTTGCGCGACATGCGCCGGGAGCCGGGCCATTACGACATGATCGTCACCGGCGACTTGGCCAAAGTCGGCTACGACATCGCGCGCGAGCTGTTCAAAAAGCACGGTGTTCCGATTCAACAGACGGACTACCGCGACTGCGGCATGATGATATACGACTACGAAACCCAAATGGTTCAGGCCGGCGGCAGCGGCTGCGCCTGCTCCGCCGTCGTGACGTACGGTCATCTGCTCAAGAAATTAAAACGCGGCGAATTGAAAAGAATCTTGCTGGTTGCAACAGGCGCGCTCTTGTCGCCCTTGACGTACCAACAGGGCGAGAATATTCCCTGCATCGCCCACGCCGTCGCCATCGAAGCGCCCGAACAACGGGCATAA
- a CDS encoding DUF1657 domain-containing protein yields the protein MTVASQVKQCLASLKSAQANLEQFALNTQNQEAKSLFSSAAQSTQQIVQKLESRIQQIEFEEPQYRGF from the coding sequence GTGACCGTCGCCAGCCAGGTCAAACAATGCTTGGCGTCGCTGAAAAGCGCTCAGGCCAATCTCGAGCAGTTCGCGCTCAACACGCAAAACCAGGAAGCCAAGTCGCTGTTTTCGAGCGCAGCTCAAAGCACTCAGCAGATTGTTCAGAAACTGGAAAGCCGCATTCAACAGATCGAGTTTGAAGAACCGCAATACCGCGGGTTCTGA